From a single Nicotiana tabacum cultivar K326 chromosome 8, ASM71507v2, whole genome shotgun sequence genomic region:
- the LOC107795703 gene encoding uncharacterized protein LOC107795703 → MHSVKEKVSNAAAAGKEHVDIFKAKAEEKAEKAAARTKEEKTIAEERRKAKEAEAKMELHQAKARHAAEKLQAKQAHHLGIGGHHHIPPTVGGQGHHDPVGTTIPTTGTVAPAYPLGGYPPSHGHI, encoded by the exons atgcaTTCTGTGAAGGAGAAAGTAAGCAACGCAGCTGCCGCTGGCAAAGAGCATGTCGATATTTTCAAAGCCAAAGCTGAAGAAAAG GCGGAGAAAGCAGCAGCAAGGACAAAGGAAGAGAAAACGATAGCAGAAGAGAGAAGGAAAGCAAAAGAAGCAGAAGCTAAAATGGAGCTGCATCAAGCTAAAGCTCGCCATGCGGCGGAGAAGTTGCAAGCGAAGCAAGCTCATCATCTTGGAATTGGAGGGCACCACCATATTCCTCCTACGGTTGGAGGTCAAGGACACCATGATCCAGTGGGTACTACCATTCCAACTACTGGTACTGTTGCTCCTGCGTATCCTCTTGGAGGTTACCCTCCTTCTCATGGCCATATCTGA